A part of Streptomyces sp. NBC_00557 genomic DNA contains:
- a CDS encoding serine/threonine-protein kinase: protein MVDQLTQHDPRRIGPFEVLGRLGAGGMGLVYLARSASGRRVAIKTVRTELAEDQLFRVRFTREVEAARAVSGFYTAAVVDADPRAAVPWLATAYVPAPSLEEIVNDCGPLPAQAVRWLAAGVAEALQSIHGAGLVHRDLKPSNVLVVEDGPRVIDFGIASGVSNTRLTMTNVAVGTPAYMSPEQAKDSRSVTGASDVFSLGSTLVFAATGHPPFHGANPVETVFMLLREGPDLTGLPDELRPLIEACMQMEASARPTPADLQAQLAPHLFGSGSDDSGTASAWLPEKAVALIEARSRGSRPAAKPAPAPTGGPRSGGRAAVPPPPPYDPPPVPAPAVAPDTGPVRLAGAAVPIGPGPRVADARAAAVKAPPPEAGLVAHWSRPRPGVAGADPAVPAAPPQPPETASGWRPWRFRMSNEVWGTPSVDGDLVYVTSFEVHALDVATGRRRFKTRDVAWSMAVADGRIHASDGPTLFALDAREGTDLWRLSTDAWVYSLNADRGTVVTGTRGGGVQAWEASNGQKLWEIAGCQTDFESPESGPLVHEGTVYVWQDARLRALEARTGEERWSYPVGDAASCGGVPVRLAPAPDGYVYVSAGTRVLAVEAASGMVRWHFEAPAVFLSPPAFAPGPAVTGGGVYLADYLGTVYALDATDGRDRWRIATEARSSIEPVLVAAGHVHVGSGKGLYTLDAVTGTPKWRFQAGGDVVGAPAVAEGRIHFGSTDHLLYTLKADDGRLRWKLATGGEITGSPVVRDGVVYACSKDRCVYALDAEKGTGTARTA from the coding sequence GTGGTGGATCAGCTGACGCAGCACGATCCGCGGCGGATCGGGCCGTTCGAGGTGCTGGGCCGGCTGGGTGCCGGCGGCATGGGGCTGGTCTATCTCGCGCGCTCGGCGTCCGGCCGGCGCGTGGCGATCAAGACGGTGCGCACCGAGCTGGCCGAGGACCAGCTGTTCCGGGTGCGCTTCACCCGCGAGGTGGAGGCGGCCCGCGCGGTCTCCGGCTTCTACACGGCGGCCGTCGTGGACGCCGACCCGCGCGCCGCCGTGCCCTGGCTCGCGACCGCGTACGTCCCCGCGCCCTCCCTCGAGGAGATAGTGAACGACTGCGGGCCGCTCCCGGCCCAGGCTGTGCGCTGGCTTGCCGCGGGCGTCGCGGAAGCCCTCCAGTCCATCCACGGCGCCGGGCTGGTCCACCGCGACCTGAAGCCGTCCAACGTGCTCGTGGTCGAGGACGGCCCCCGGGTGATCGACTTCGGCATCGCCTCCGGCGTCTCCAACACCCGGCTGACCATGACGAACGTCGCCGTCGGCACCCCCGCCTACATGTCGCCGGAGCAGGCCAAGGACTCCCGCAGCGTCACCGGCGCCAGCGACGTCTTCTCCCTCGGCTCCACCCTCGTCTTCGCGGCCACCGGCCACCCGCCCTTCCACGGCGCCAACCCGGTCGAGACCGTCTTCATGCTGCTGCGCGAGGGCCCGGACCTCACCGGCCTGCCCGACGAGCTGCGCCCGCTGATCGAGGCCTGCATGCAGATGGAGGCCTCCGCCCGGCCCACCCCGGCCGACCTCCAGGCCCAGCTGGCGCCCCACCTCTTCGGCTCCGGCTCCGACGACAGCGGCACCGCCTCCGCCTGGCTGCCCGAGAAGGCGGTCGCCCTCATCGAGGCCCGCAGCCGCGGCAGCCGCCCCGCCGCCAAGCCCGCCCCGGCCCCCACCGGCGGCCCCCGCAGCGGCGGCCGCGCGGCCGTGCCCCCGCCGCCCCCCTACGACCCGCCGCCGGTCCCCGCCCCGGCCGTCGCCCCCGACACCGGCCCGGTCCGCCTCGCCGGCGCCGCCGTGCCCATCGGCCCCGGCCCGCGCGTCGCCGACGCCCGCGCCGCCGCCGTCAAGGCGCCCCCGCCGGAGGCCGGCCTGGTCGCCCACTGGTCCCGGCCGCGCCCCGGAGTCGCCGGCGCCGATCCTGCCGTACCGGCGGCGCCGCCCCAGCCCCCGGAGACGGCGAGCGGCTGGCGGCCCTGGCGGTTCCGCATGTCCAACGAGGTCTGGGGCACCCCCTCGGTCGACGGCGACCTGGTGTACGTCACCTCCTTCGAGGTGCACGCCCTGGACGTGGCCACCGGCCGGCGCCGCTTCAAGACCAGGGACGTCGCCTGGTCCATGGCGGTGGCGGACGGCCGTATCCACGCCTCCGACGGCCCGACCCTGTTCGCCCTGGACGCCCGCGAGGGCACCGACCTGTGGCGGCTGTCCACGGACGCCTGGGTGTACTCCCTCAACGCCGACCGCGGCACCGTCGTCACCGGGACCCGGGGCGGCGGCGTCCAGGCCTGGGAGGCGTCGAACGGGCAGAAGCTGTGGGAGATCGCCGGCTGCCAGACCGACTTCGAGTCACCCGAGTCCGGGCCCCTCGTCCACGAGGGCACGGTGTACGTCTGGCAGGACGCCCGGCTGCGCGCCCTGGAGGCCCGCACCGGCGAGGAGCGCTGGTCGTACCCGGTCGGCGACGCGGCCTCCTGCGGCGGCGTACCGGTCCGCCTCGCCCCGGCTCCCGACGGTTACGTCTACGTCTCCGCCGGCACCCGCGTCCTCGCCGTCGAGGCGGCGAGCGGCATGGTCCGCTGGCACTTCGAGGCCCCCGCGGTCTTCCTCAGCCCGCCGGCCTTCGCCCCCGGCCCCGCGGTCACCGGCGGCGGCGTCTACCTCGCCGACTACCTGGGCACCGTCTACGCCCTCGACGCCACCGACGGCCGCGACCGCTGGCGCATCGCCACGGAGGCCCGCTCCTCCATCGAGCCGGTGCTCGTCGCGGCCGGCCATGTCCACGTGGGCAGCGGCAAGGGCCTGTACACGCTGGACGCGGTCACCGGCACGCCCAAGTGGCGCTTCCAGGCAGGCGGCGACGTCGTGGGCGCACCCGCGGTGGCGGAGGGCCGTATCCACTTCGGCTCCACCGATCACCTGCTCTACACGCTGAAGGCGGACGACGGCCGCCTCCGCTGGAAACTGGCCACCGGCGGCGAGATCACCGGCTCCCCGGTCGTCAGAGACGGCGTGGTGTACGCCTGCAGCAAGGACCGCTGCGTGTACGCCCTGGACGCGGAGAAGGGCACGGGAACGGCCCGCACGGCGTGA
- a CDS encoding DUF397 domain-containing protein, translated as MASTGIDLNTAVWRKSSYSNGTGGECVEVADAHPGTVIPVRDSKKAQDGPVLLFRPLAWSVFLDSLKG; from the coding sequence ATGGCAAGCACCGGGATTGACCTGAACACGGCCGTGTGGCGCAAGAGCAGCTACAGCAACGGCACCGGCGGCGAGTGCGTCGAAGTGGCCGACGCTCACCCCGGCACCGTGATCCCCGTCCGCGACTCGAAGAAGGCCCAGGACGGCCCCGTACTCCTCTTCCGCCCCCTCGCGTGGAGCGTCTTCCTCGACTCCCTCAAGGGCTGA
- a CDS encoding helix-turn-helix domain-containing protein: MPPRKDPDASANVPSFYGAELRYRRELAGLTLEQLAEGSFRGVPFLSQIERGERRMPMDLARHVDKVLKTDGFFERRCEDARRARQSGHAEYFADVAEMERHAETIDDWAPMLVPGLLQTSSYARAIVRAAMPRASDKEVEEKVNARRERAKLFDSENPPKFWAILDESLIRRPALPDALMAELLEHIAQVVRNTHSILQIVPQTTGAHPFMMGTTRFMTFADAPPVVYTESLHSGQLIDYPLLVKQYRESYDLLRAAALPPEASLAIIEAAAEDYRDGKHRD, translated from the coding sequence GTGCCCCCACGCAAGGACCCCGACGCATCGGCCAACGTCCCCTCCTTCTACGGCGCCGAGTTGCGCTATCGACGGGAACTGGCCGGACTCACCCTGGAGCAGTTGGCCGAGGGGAGCTTCCGGGGCGTGCCCTTTCTGAGCCAGATCGAGCGCGGTGAGCGGCGCATGCCGATGGATCTGGCCCGGCACGTCGACAAGGTGCTGAAGACGGACGGGTTTTTCGAGCGGCGTTGTGAAGACGCCCGCAGGGCACGGCAGTCGGGGCATGCGGAGTACTTCGCGGACGTGGCGGAGATGGAGCGGCACGCGGAGACGATCGATGACTGGGCGCCGATGCTGGTGCCGGGTCTGCTGCAGACGTCGTCCTATGCCCGCGCGATCGTTCGTGCCGCCATGCCTCGGGCCTCTGACAAGGAGGTCGAGGAGAAGGTCAACGCCCGCAGGGAACGGGCCAAGCTGTTCGACTCGGAGAACCCGCCGAAGTTCTGGGCAATCCTGGACGAGTCCCTGATCCGGCGACCCGCCCTTCCCGATGCACTGATGGCCGAACTGCTGGAGCACATCGCGCAGGTGGTCCGGAACACTCACTCCATTCTGCAGATCGTCCCGCAAACCACCGGAGCCCATCCGTTCATGATGGGCACGACCAGGTTCATGACCTTCGCGGACGCACCGCCGGTCGTGTACACCGAGTCCCTGCACAGCGGCCAACTCATCGACTATCCACTGCTCGTGAAGCAGTACCGTGAGTCGTACGATCTGCTCAGGGCCGCCGCACTGCCGCCTGAGGCGTCCCTTGCGATCATCGAGGCTGCGGCAGAGGACTACCGAGATGGCAAGCACCGGGATTGA
- a CDS encoding ATP-binding protein: MPPDSVFDITLCVDDLRDALSVHGITLPSLRVDLPSFAGAYRPPAGLVALGNCNAATARRLAAVLRDAGTVPGRPPLDVELPALPEALKGLRRTVRRYLGAPCSDVQLCVTELVTNVIRHVGEGVPVRVRVARTYGGRIRVEVTDPAGQALPVSLPAPPDAEEGRGLALVAAVALRWSVEQGAEGKTVWCELGADAAP; this comes from the coding sequence GTGCCGCCCGACTCCGTCTTCGACATCACCCTCTGCGTGGACGACCTGCGCGACGCCCTCTCCGTCCACGGCATCACCCTGCCGTCGCTCCGGGTGGACCTGCCGAGTTTCGCGGGCGCGTACCGGCCTCCGGCCGGCCTGGTCGCGCTGGGCAACTGCAACGCGGCTACGGCGCGCAGGCTGGCGGCGGTGCTGCGGGACGCCGGCACGGTGCCGGGCCGGCCCCCGCTGGACGTGGAGCTGCCCGCCCTGCCGGAGGCGCTCAAGGGCCTTCGCCGCACCGTGCGGCGCTATCTGGGCGCGCCCTGCTCCGACGTCCAGCTCTGCGTCACCGAACTCGTCACCAACGTGATCCGGCATGTGGGGGAGGGGGTTCCGGTCCGTGTCCGGGTGGCCCGGACGTACGGCGGGCGCATCCGCGTCGAGGTCACGGACCCGGCCGGGCAGGCGCTGCCCGTGTCCCTGCCCGCCCCACCCGACGCCGAAGAAGGGCGCGGTCTCGCCCTGGTGGCGGCGGTGGCGCTGCGCTGGAGCGTGGAGCAGGGGGCGGAGGGCAAGACGGTGTGGTGCGAGCTGGGGGCGGACGCCGCGCCCTGA
- a CDS encoding AfsR/SARP family transcriptional regulator, producing MDGGPRVPEQRRSGSVAVTEPEALRFGVLGPVRAWRGGEQIGTGSPQQRALLAALLLREGRTATAAELIDALWGDEPPSQALAAVRTYASRLRKVLPPGVLVSESGGYAVRGLGEGALDLAVAQNLAAQADKARAAGDLCRARALLNEALALWDGEVLAGVPGPYAETQRVRLEEWRLGLLESRLDMDLEQGCHAEAVSELTALTAAHPLRERLRELLMLALYRSGRQAEALAVYADTRRLLAEELGVDPRPGLRELQQRILQADPALAEPSSPAAEPAAVPVRPAQLPASVPDFTGRASFVAELSDVLASASEAPDAGGRVMAVSALAGIGGVGKTTLAVHVAHRARSAFPDGQLYVDLQGAGPRPAEPETVLGSFLRALGTADSAIPDSLDERAALYRSVLDGRRVLVLLDNAKDAAQVRPLLPGTEGCAALVTSRVRMVDLAGAHLVDLDVMSPDEALALFTKIVGEERVAAEREAALDVVAACGFLPLAIRIAASRLAARRTWTVSVLAAKLADERRRLDELQAGDLAVKATFELGYGQLEPAQARAFRLLGLADGPDISLAAAAAVLDLPAEETEDLLESLVDTSLLESAAPGRYRFHDLVRLYARACAERDEQPPGERDAAMSRLLDFYLATAAQVYAMERPGDRVVDHLQPTDYPGLGFASRRQAQDWLYAEAVSLLACVRQFTGPSTLLRAIDLLWAAVDLTESGANSREYDAAAIALRDAARTCGDRRAQVRAAVVLANAHQLSGRFTEADESAEDSLRLGDSFSDPLARCWAANIRGAIAFYQRRYADAEAHLKRALADFRDCEDRAGEASVLCNLSRIHLVTGRPHSAVELAQQGVDMYETLGHAVKSANGRYALGMALTENGRHVEATERLQEALGVFRESRHRLWEGMTLFRLAELDLAAGRPTQASTNAEAALTVLRGIGGEWRRGNVLTVLGRALDDIGQSGRARVCWQEALSIYQSLRSPEAETVRALMAQTAAA from the coding sequence GGCCGTCACGGAGCCGGAGGCGCTGCGGTTCGGTGTGCTCGGTCCGGTGCGGGCCTGGCGCGGCGGGGAGCAGATCGGCACGGGTTCGCCCCAGCAGCGCGCCCTGCTGGCCGCCCTGCTGCTGCGCGAGGGCCGTACGGCGACCGCGGCGGAGCTCATCGACGCCCTCTGGGGCGACGAGCCGCCGTCGCAGGCGCTGGCGGCGGTGCGCACGTACGCCTCGCGGCTGCGCAAGGTCCTGCCCCCCGGCGTCCTGGTCAGCGAGTCCGGCGGTTACGCGGTGCGCGGGCTCGGCGAGGGCGCGCTGGACCTGGCGGTCGCCCAGAACCTCGCGGCCCAGGCGGACAAGGCACGGGCCGCCGGCGACCTGTGCCGCGCCCGCGCGCTGCTGAACGAGGCCCTGGCCCTGTGGGACGGCGAGGTGCTGGCCGGCGTTCCCGGCCCCTACGCCGAGACCCAGCGGGTCCGCCTGGAGGAATGGCGCCTCGGCCTGCTCGAATCCCGCCTGGACATGGACCTGGAGCAGGGCTGCCACGCGGAGGCGGTCTCGGAACTCACGGCGCTCACGGCCGCGCACCCCCTGCGGGAGCGGCTGCGCGAACTGCTGATGCTCGCCCTGTACCGCAGCGGCCGCCAGGCGGAGGCCCTGGCCGTCTACGCCGACACCCGCCGCCTGCTGGCCGAGGAGCTGGGCGTCGACCCCCGCCCCGGCCTGCGCGAGCTCCAGCAGCGGATCCTCCAGGCGGACCCGGCCCTGGCCGAACCGTCGTCCCCGGCGGCGGAACCGGCGGCGGTCCCGGTCCGGCCCGCGCAACTCCCCGCCTCCGTGCCCGACTTCACCGGCCGGGCGTCCTTCGTCGCCGAACTGAGCGACGTGCTGGCGTCGGCGTCCGAGGCGCCCGACGCCGGGGGCCGGGTGATGGCGGTGTCGGCGCTTGCCGGCATCGGCGGGGTGGGCAAGACGACCCTGGCGGTCCATGTGGCCCACCGGGCCAGGAGCGCCTTCCCCGACGGCCAGCTCTACGTCGACCTCCAGGGCGCGGGCCCCCGCCCGGCCGAACCGGAGACGGTCCTCGGCTCCTTCCTGCGCGCCCTCGGCACGGCCGACTCGGCGATCCCCGACTCCCTGGACGAACGGGCGGCCCTGTACCGCTCCGTCCTGGACGGCCGCCGGGTCCTGGTCCTGCTGGACAACGCCAAGGACGCGGCCCAGGTACGCCCCCTGCTGCCCGGCACCGAGGGCTGCGCGGCCCTGGTCACCTCCCGCGTCCGCATGGTCGACCTGGCCGGCGCCCACCTGGTCGACCTCGACGTGATGTCCCCGGACGAGGCGCTGGCGCTGTTCACGAAGATCGTGGGCGAGGAACGGGTCGCCGCGGAACGGGAGGCGGCGCTGGACGTGGTGGCGGCCTGCGGGTTCCTGCCGCTGGCGATCCGCATCGCGGCGTCCCGCCTCGCCGCGCGCCGCACCTGGACCGTGTCCGTCCTGGCGGCGAAGCTGGCCGACGAACGCCGCCGCCTGGACGAACTCCAGGCGGGCGACCTGGCGGTGAAGGCCACCTTCGAGCTCGGCTACGGCCAGCTGGAGCCGGCCCAGGCGAGGGCGTTCCGGCTGCTGGGCCTGGCGGACGGCCCGGACATCTCCCTCGCGGCCGCGGCGGCGGTCCTGGACCTGCCGGCGGAGGAGACCGAGGACCTCCTGGAGTCCCTGGTGGACACGTCCCTGCTGGAGTCCGCGGCGCCCGGCCGCTACCGGTTCCACGACCTGGTCCGGCTCTACGCGCGTGCCTGCGCGGAGCGCGACGAGCAGCCGCCCGGGGAACGGGACGCCGCGATGTCGCGCCTGCTGGACTTCTACCTGGCCACGGCGGCCCAGGTCTATGCGATGGAGCGGCCGGGGGACCGGGTCGTGGACCATCTGCAGCCCACCGACTATCCGGGGCTCGGCTTCGCGTCCCGCCGCCAGGCCCAGGACTGGCTGTACGCGGAGGCCGTGTCCCTGCTCGCCTGCGTGCGCCAGTTCACGGGTCCGAGCACGCTGCTGCGCGCCATCGACCTGCTGTGGGCCGCCGTCGACCTGACCGAGTCCGGGGCCAACTCACGGGAGTACGACGCCGCGGCGATCGCACTGCGCGACGCGGCGCGCACCTGCGGGGACCGGCGCGCTCAGGTGCGGGCGGCGGTGGTCCTGGCCAACGCCCACCAGCTGTCGGGGCGGTTCACGGAGGCGGACGAGTCCGCCGAGGACTCCCTGCGCCTGGGCGACTCCTTCAGTGATCCGCTGGCCCGCTGCTGGGCGGCCAACATCCGCGGGGCCATCGCCTTCTACCAGCGCCGCTACGCCGACGCCGAAGCGCACCTCAAGCGGGCGCTCGCGGACTTCCGGGACTGCGAGGACCGGGCCGGCGAGGCCAGCGTGCTGTGCAACCTGTCGCGTATCCACCTGGTGACGGGGCGGCCCCACAGCGCCGTCGAACTGGCCCAGCAGGGCGTCGACATGTACGAGACCCTCGGCCACGCCGTGAAGAGCGCCAACGGGCGGTACGCCTTGGGCATGGCGCTCACGGAGAACGGCCGGCACGTCGAGGCGACCGAGCGGCTGCAGGAGGCGCTCGGCGTCTTCCGCGAGAGCCGCCACCGGCTGTGGGAGGGCATGACGCTGTTCCGGCTCGCGGAACTCGACCTGGCGGCCGGGCGGCCCACACAGGCCTCGACGAACGCGGAGGCCGCGCTGACCGTGCTCCGCGGGATCGGCGGCGAGTGGCGGCGGGGGAACGTGCTCACCGTCCTCGGCCGGGCACTCGACGACATCGGGCAGTCCGGGCGGGCCCGGGTGTGCTGGCAGGAGGCCCTCTCCATCTACCAGTCGCTGCGCTCCCCGGAGGCCGAGACGGTCCGGGCGCTGATGGCGCAGACCGCGGCGGCCTGA